The DNA region GATGCTCAAACGACCTTGGTATTTAGCCGTAGTGTCACCATAACGATATGCGACATATCCATGCATAATCTCATGGCCAATGATCGCTACCATAAGAGCTAAAACGGTAGCACTGATCTCAATAATTTTAACTTCCATTAGAAAAAGTTCTCATCGTATTGCATGGATTCGACAAAGCGACCAATGCGGTTCCATCTGATTTTATAGTCATCATCCCATGAAAAATAGATAAACCAAGGCTTTCCGACAATGAGGCTATAAGGGACACTTCCCCAAAAACGGCTATCGTTAGAGTGGTCGCGGTTATCGCCCATCATAAAATAGTTATCTTTTTCTACTTTGGCATAAAAAGCGTTAAATCCATAGCCAGAAATACTTGGAAGTTCCTGTACTTGAGCAGGTTTCATGAAAAGTTGATTTGCCCCTAAGTGCAGTACCATTTGTTGAAAGAGATCAACGGAGTCATCATAGTGAATGCCATGAAATTTTTCAATATAAGGGTTATTGACCCAAAGTTTACCGGCAATCGTTTTGATTTTTTCAGCAGGATAGTTGGCTTTAATATATTCATCTCCCTCGCTGAAGTGAATGTAGAGATTTTTCTCTTGGAAAAGAATTTCATCCCCTTCTGTTGCGACACAACGTTTAACATAATGAACTTTGATATCTTTGGGATAGCGAAAAACGACAATATCCCCACGCTCAGGTCTATTTCCTTCAATGAGATGTCCATTGCCTTTAAAATCAGGCAAAACAGGAATTTCAAGCCAAGGAAGATGCGGTGTTGGAATACCATAAACAAATTTTTTCACAAAAAGATGATCACCAATCAAAAGGGTTTTAATCATCGAACCACTAGGAATAACAAAGGCTTGTGCGACAAAAAAGATAACAAATAAAACAATAATAAGTGTACCTGTCCAGCTATTGGAAAAGTGGTAAAAACGGTTGAGTAAATTTTTCATAGTTTTCCTAAATTATAAACGCTGTTCGGCAGCTTTAATGGTATTTTCGAGTAACATGGCAATCGTCATGGGGCCAACTCCTCCTGGAACGGGAGTAATGTAACTGCATTTTGGAGCAACATTGGCAAAGTCAACATCACCCACAAGGCGTCCTTCTTCAGTTTTGTTGATACCAATATCAATCACCATGGCACCCTCTTTAATCATGTCGGCAGTAATGAGATTTCGTTTACCTACGCCTACAATGACTAGGTCAGCTTTTTGGGTATGTGCTTTAAGATCTTTGGTGAAAATATGGCAAATATCAACCGTTGCGCCTGCATTTAAAAGCAGATTCATCATCGGTTTTCCAACAATATTACTAGCACCCACAACACACGCATCAAGTCCTTTCGGATCGATATTGTAGTGTGCTAAAAGACGCATAACACCCAGTGGTGTGCAAGGTACAAAGCTGTCGAGTCCTGCGACTAAACGACCCACATTGAAGGGATGAAAGCCATCGACATCTTTTTTAGGATCAATCGCCTCAATAATTTTTGTGGTATCAATGTGTTTTGGGAGAGGAAGTTGAACAAGGACTCCATCAATATTTGGGTTGTTGTTAATCATCGTAATGGTTTCTAAAATTTTTTCTTGTGAAATAGTAGTTGGCATTTTATGAATAATCGAATAAACACCCGCTGCATCACACGCTTTTTCTTTCATTTTGACATAGGTTTGGCTCGCCGCATCATCACCGACTAAAATGACGGCAAGACCGGGAGTAATGCCTTTAAGATTAAGGGCATCGCTCTGTGTTTTGAGCTCTATTTTGATTTGATCTGACAGTGCTTTCCCATCGAGGATCTGCATTCAAACATCCTTTTAGTTCATTTTTGATACTATACCAAATTACGAATAAA from Sulfurospirillum diekertiae includes:
- the folD gene encoding bifunctional methylenetetrahydrofolate dehydrogenase/methenyltetrahydrofolate cyclohydrolase FolD, translating into MQILDGKALSDQIKIELKTQSDALNLKGITPGLAVILVGDDAASQTYVKMKEKACDAAGVYSIIHKMPTTISQEKILETITMINNNPNIDGVLVQLPLPKHIDTTKIIEAIDPKKDVDGFHPFNVGRLVAGLDSFVPCTPLGVMRLLAHYNIDPKGLDACVVGASNIVGKPMMNLLLNAGATVDICHIFTKDLKAHTQKADLVIVGVGKRNLITADMIKEGAMVIDIGINKTEEGRLVGDVDFANVAPKCSYITPVPGGVGPMTIAMLLENTIKAAEQRL
- the lepB gene encoding signal peptidase I; the protein is MKNLLNRFYHFSNSWTGTLIIVLFVIFFVAQAFVIPSGSMIKTLLIGDHLFVKKFVYGIPTPHLPWLEIPVLPDFKGNGHLIEGNRPERGDIVVFRYPKDIKVHYVKRCVATEGDEILFQEKNLYIHFSEGDEYIKANYPAEKIKTIAGKLWVNNPYIEKFHGIHYDDSVDLFQQMVLHLGANQLFMKPAQVQELPSISGYGFNAFYAKVEKDNYFMMGDNRDHSNDSRFWGSVPYSLIVGKPWFIYFSWDDDYKIRWNRIGRFVESMQYDENFF